The genomic region GGTATGGTGTTAAAAGTAAAAGCGCATCAACTTGATCACCATATTTGCATCCTGCAAAACGAATTGCCAAACCTCCCCCTGATGAATGTCCGCCTAAAATTATCTTTGAGTCCGGATGTTTTTTCTTTACCAGTTTAATCAAATCAGCTAAATCATCTTCGTATTGTTTAATATAAACTATATCACCCCTTTTCATAGGATTAATACCATGTCCTCTTAAATCTGGTGTGTAAACATGAGCCAGACTCTGCTCACTCAAATAATTAGCTAAAGGCAAAAAATACTTACTGTGCCAACCTGAGCCATGTAGCAAAATGATAACAACTTCTGATTTGGATGGATAATATCTATAATCTAGATATACGTCATCTCTACATAAAAATGTGTCAAGCGGTGGAATACTTGAATAATCAATTACTAACTCATCAAACACCAATTGATTTTGTTCCAAACTTTCATTTTCTGGCTTTTTATCAATTGCAATAAGACCAGAGGCTATTCCGAAATAAATTGCTAATGATATTAATATGCTTCCCATGATTTAAATTATTTAGTTTTTATAGTTAATCTTGTTTTTTGAAGGTTTAGACTTTTGATAGAAGAATTTATTGATTGCATAATATCAAGATTATTTTTTTGTGATGTTTTGACAATATTGTATTAGGATATAAATATGGTTGAATGCTGGACTTTATCTTACTTGACAAATACCTTTGTAGATATAAACCCCAGTTTGGCCACTTTCTTTTACGTTTACTGTGTTCTCATCTGTGAACGTAAACTCCCATTGGCCTAATGAAGAATATCCTACACGCTCGTAATTAATGATAAAGGTTGTTTCACTTGTCCAAGTGCCACTGGCAATAAATATTTCTTCTCCAGATTTTGTTTTTAGGATGCTATCTGTTAAGCTTATCCGATAGTATACCTTTTCTCCATGTTTGTAGGAATATCTGATATTGGCATAATCCATCTTGTCATTAAATTGAAATTCTAAATCGCTGTAATTCCAAGGGTTTGTATCTAAAATAAATGTCTTTCCAGAAATAGATTTTGCGATGGAAGGAAGGCTATCTTTTTTTACTTGTTGATTAGAGCATCTAATTGGCATAGAAAGCTCCAATAATTTGTTATATGCAGTTGAATTGGGAGCAATTTCAGAATCAGATTTGATGGAAGCAACAATAAACTTCTTGAACATTTTATAAGGGAAGAAGGTTTTTACCCCTTTCAATTTACTTGTGAATACAACCGTAAGATTGTACTTTGGGTAATTCATAATAAACTGGCCACCTACACCAACCGCGGCATATGAGCCATCTTTCCCTAACCACCATTGATAACCATATCCATCAGTAAAAGGTCTTCCTAGGCGTGTCATTAGCCACAACCCACCGCTAGTGCCGTAATCCACTTTCATTTCATCAGTGTACACATAGCGGTATTTTTTAGGGAAGCTTTGTACCGTTGTAGATTCTTCAATCCATTTCTCGGAAATGATTTGCTGCCCATCCCACAAACCTTTATGAAGATAGAGATGACCAATCTTAGCCATGTCGTGAGGTTTTAGCCACATTCTTGCAAAGCCTACATAGACGCCTTCTGGACTTTTATCCCATCGTACTTCATCTATTCCTAGTGGAGAAAAGAGATATTTCTTTGCAAAATCAAGCGTGTTTAATCCAGTGTTTTTAGCAATGATGGCTGACAACATATAAGAGGCCATGTTGCTGTATTCAAATCGTTCACCAGGATTTGTCTCAAAGGATCGATTCAAAACATGTTGTGTCCAATTGCTTGTTTTTTGCATTTCGAAAAGCCCCACCCATTGATAAACATATGAATCACGAGCGTGCCAACCTGTTTGCATGCTTAGCAAATCTTTCAAGCTTACCATACGCAATTGCTGAGAAATAGAATCTAGGCCGGTGGTATCAAGCAACTCCACAATGGGTGTGTTCACGCTCTCAATAAAACCTTTTTCAATAGCAATACCTACCAAGGCAGACATAATGCTTTTTGTACAAGAGTTAATGATATGA from Lentimicrobium sp. L6 harbors:
- a CDS encoding alpha/beta hydrolase, producing the protein MGSILISLAIYFGIASGLIAIDKKPENESLEQNQLVFDELVIDYSSIPPLDTFLCRDDVYLDYRYYPSKSEVVIILLHGSGWHSKYFLPLANYLSEQSLAHVYTPDLRGHGINPMKRGDIVYIKQYEDDLADLIKLVKKKHPDSKIILGGHSSGGGLAIRFAGCKYGDQVDALLLLTPYLKYNAPTIKPGSGGWTSVHLPRIIGLSMLNNVFIKRFNHLPIIDFNMPKKHRDGTETLTYSYRLNTGYAPKNYKRDFKSMNQKVLLLVGSNDEANIPHEYEPTVSQYKEDAIVKIIDNVSHMGLVMGEEVRPVIKEWIIKL
- a CDS encoding serine hydrolase; this translates as MKRILNIVFTLIIIHPMLVASEPLDYWPTKAWKTSTPEVQGMDSEKLSKMMEYYQKHFAEEEKQMIESVAIIRIGYIVADIYTNPNYNGEDVHIINSCTKSIMSALVGIAIEKGFIESVNTPIVELLDTTGLDSISQQLRMVSLKDLLSMQTGWHARDSYVYQWVGLFEMQKTSNWTQHVLNRSFETNPGERFEYSNMASYMLSAIIAKNTGLNTLDFAKKYLFSPLGIDEVRWDKSPEGVYVGFARMWLKPHDMAKIGHLYLHKGLWDGQQIISEKWIEESTTVQSFPKKYRYVYTDEMKVDYGTSGGLWLMTRLGRPFTDGYGYQWWLGKDGSYAAVGVGGQFIMNYPKYNLTVVFTSKLKGVKTFFPYKMFKKFIVASIKSDSEIAPNSTAYNKLLELSMPIRCSNQQVKKDSLPSIAKSISGKTFILDTNPWNYSDLEFQFNDKMDYANIRYSYKHGEKVYYRISLTDSILKTKSGEEIFIASGTWTSETTFIINYERVGYSSLGQWEFTFTDENTVNVKESGQTGVYIYKGICQVR